One window of Triticum dicoccoides isolate Atlit2015 ecotype Zavitan chromosome 5A, WEW_v2.0, whole genome shotgun sequence genomic DNA carries:
- the LOC119298806 gene encoding transcription factor NAI1-like isoform X1: MDDFMQWAMNTLDQQQYHAAAAAAAPPVYGGAGSSSGGSSAGAAFPSLQALRESTAAGGGVRDLRVQVDHHQPSSWSTSSGDSPGAAMDHDAAAAGPGWSPHTARARTRTTNSSRPMSWNFSAAAASSQAAQLPADIDISPRPAPAPRGHSTPAAGRRSGGSAQGSTAGPSASPGPVQDHIIAERRRREKINQRFIELSTVIPNLKKMDKATILGDAVKYVRELQDKVKTMEDDDSAAATTTTTIRSAVLVSKKIKAAADDEEDEDAGESSHGGLPEIEVRVSDEKTVLVRIHCKNARGLLVRVLAVVEDLRLAITHTSVMPFPADTAIITITAKVEEGFNSTVEEIVRRLNLSLRQHYGANNSDDRNSVTKREC, encoded by the exons ATGGACGACTTCATGCAGTGGGCGATGAACACGCTGGACCAGCAGCAgtaccacgccgccgccgccgccgcggctcctCCCGTATACGGTGGTGCTGGCTCCAGCTCCGGTGGCAGCAGTGCTGGTGCCGCCTTCCCGTCGCTGCAGGCGCTCCGCGAGtccacggcggccggcggcggcgtcaGGGACCTGAGGGTGCAGGTGGACCACCACCAGCCCAGCAGCTGGAGCACCAGCTCCGGCGACAGCCCCGGCGCCGCCATGGACCACGACGCGGCCGCCGCCGGACCCGGGTGGTCCCCGCACACAGCCCGCGCCAGGACCAGGACCACCAACAGCAGCAGGCCCATGAGCTGGAACTTcagcgccgccgccgcgtcctcgcaGGCCGCGCAGCTGCCGGCTGACATCGACATCTCCCCGCGGCCGGCCCCTGCCCCCAGAGGCCATAGTACGCCCGCCGCTGGGAGGAGATCGGGGGGCAGCGCGCAGGGCTCAACGGCCGGGCCGTCAGCCTCTCCGGGGCCCGTGCAGGACCACATCatcgccgagcgccgccgccgggaGAAGATCAACCAGCGCTTCATCGAGCTCTCCACCGTCATCCCCAACCTCAAGAAG ATGGACAAGGCGACGATTCTCGGGGACGCGGTCAAGTACGTGAGGGagctgcaggacaaggtgaagaccATGGAGGACGACGACAGCGCCGCCGCCACCACAACCACCACCATCCGCTCCGCCGTGCTCGTCAGCAAGAAGATCaaggccgccgccgacgacgaggaggacgaggacgccGGCGAGTCGAGCCACGGCGGGCTGCCGGAGATCGAGGTGCGGGTGTCGGACGAGAAGACCGTGCTGGTGCGCATCCACTGCAAGAACGCGAGGGGGCTGCTGGTGAGGGTGCTGGCGGTGGTGGAGGACCTCCGGCTCGCCATCACCCACACCAGCGTCATGCCCTTCCCGGCcgacaccgccatcatcaccatcaCCGCAAAG GTGGAAGAGGGATTCAATTCAACAGTGGAGGAGATCGTGAGGCGGCTCAACTTGTCACTGCGCCAACATTACGGCGCCAATAATTCGGACGATCGAAATAGTGTCACCAAGAGAGAATGCTAA
- the LOC119298806 gene encoding transcription factor NAI1-like isoform X2 gives MDDFMQWAMNTLDQQQYHAAAAAAAPPVYGGAGSSSGGSSAGAAFPSLQALRESTAAGGGVRDLRVQVDHHQPSSWSTSSGDSPGAAMDHDAAAAGPGWSPHTARARTRTTNSSRPMSWNFSAAAASSQAAQLPADIDISPRPAPAPRGHSTPAAGRRSGGSAQGSTAGPSASPGPVQDHIIAERRRREKINQRFIELSTVIPNLKKMDKATILGDAVKYVRELQDKVKTMEDDDSAAATTTTTIRSAVLVSKKIKAAADDEEDEDAGESSHGGLPEIEVRVSDEKTVLVRIHCKNARGLLVRVLAVVEDLRLAITHTSVMPFPADTAIITITAKVLYSMHMNSIIARKLCDRI, from the exons ATGGACGACTTCATGCAGTGGGCGATGAACACGCTGGACCAGCAGCAgtaccacgccgccgccgccgccgcggctcctCCCGTATACGGTGGTGCTGGCTCCAGCTCCGGTGGCAGCAGTGCTGGTGCCGCCTTCCCGTCGCTGCAGGCGCTCCGCGAGtccacggcggccggcggcggcgtcaGGGACCTGAGGGTGCAGGTGGACCACCACCAGCCCAGCAGCTGGAGCACCAGCTCCGGCGACAGCCCCGGCGCCGCCATGGACCACGACGCGGCCGCCGCCGGACCCGGGTGGTCCCCGCACACAGCCCGCGCCAGGACCAGGACCACCAACAGCAGCAGGCCCATGAGCTGGAACTTcagcgccgccgccgcgtcctcgcaGGCCGCGCAGCTGCCGGCTGACATCGACATCTCCCCGCGGCCGGCCCCTGCCCCCAGAGGCCATAGTACGCCCGCCGCTGGGAGGAGATCGGGGGGCAGCGCGCAGGGCTCAACGGCCGGGCCGTCAGCCTCTCCGGGGCCCGTGCAGGACCACATCatcgccgagcgccgccgccgggaGAAGATCAACCAGCGCTTCATCGAGCTCTCCACCGTCATCCCCAACCTCAAGAAG ATGGACAAGGCGACGATTCTCGGGGACGCGGTCAAGTACGTGAGGGagctgcaggacaaggtgaagaccATGGAGGACGACGACAGCGCCGCCGCCACCACAACCACCACCATCCGCTCCGCCGTGCTCGTCAGCAAGAAGATCaaggccgccgccgacgacgaggaggacgaggacgccGGCGAGTCGAGCCACGGCGGGCTGCCGGAGATCGAGGTGCGGGTGTCGGACGAGAAGACCGTGCTGGTGCGCATCCACTGCAAGAACGCGAGGGGGCTGCTGGTGAGGGTGCTGGCGGTGGTGGAGGACCTCCGGCTCGCCATCACCCACACCAGCGTCATGCCCTTCCCGGCcgacaccgccatcatcaccatcaCCGCAAAG GTACTTTACTCCATGCATATGAACTCCATCATAGCTAGAAAGCTGTGTGACCGGATATAG